AGCGGACTGTGACTGCCACGCGTCGATCGCGCATTTGCCGCGTTCTCGGCCGCGCCCGACGTTTTCCGGGCCGCGGCAGCGATGCTTTACCGCTGATTCACGGTGTCGTCGCCGGATCGCGGGACAGCGCCGAGCCGGCATTCGATTCACCACGCTCATTCACCTGATTCGCGGATTTCGGGCGGGACTATTCGCGCCACGGGGATGTGCAGCCCCGGTGCGGGAGCGTGCGACGATGCGGGGATCAGTCCATCTCGGTGTGTGGGCGAGCGTGGCCGCCCTTGCGTGGTGCGTGCCCGCCCACGCACAGCAGGCGCGCTACGCGGAAAGCGGTAACGGGAGCAATTATGGCGGCGGCCTCATCGAGTATCTGATGACCGGCAGCGCCGGGAGCGGCGGCCGGAGCTTGCCCCAGCGCTACGCCAACCCGCAACAAATCCGGGCTCCCCAACCCGTCGTAGCCCCTCAGCGTGTCGCGGCCTATTCCGGCGAGCTGCTGCCGGCCGAGCCGGACGCCCAGGCCTATGCGGTGCCGCCCCGGCCGTACGGAGCCGCCCCTGCGGGTGCCGCGGCTGCCGGAGCCTACTACGGCGCGCCCCAGACGGATCCGAGCCGTATCGCCCGCGCGGTCGCGCCGGAATACCAGCGCCAGGAGGTCCCGTTCACCGGATCGCAGAGACCGGGGACGATCGTGATCGACACTTCCGGCAAGCACCTGTACCTCGTTCAGGCCGGACAGCGGGCGCTCCGCTACGGCATCGGCGTCGGCCGTCCCGGCTTTGCATGGTCCGGGCTCAAGACCGTCAGCCGCAAGGCCGAGTGGCCGGATTGGACGCCGCCGTCCGAGATGCTGGCCCGCCGCCCCGATCTGCCGCGCCACATGGCGGGCGGCCCCGAGAACCCGCTCGGTGCGCGGGCGCTCTATCTCGGCTCCTCGCTCTACCGCATCCACGGGACCAACGAGCCCAACACCATCGGCCAGTCGGTCTCATCGGGCTGCATCCGGATGATGAACGAGGACGTCATCGATCTGTACGATCGCGTCCCCGTCGGCACCCGCGTCGAGGTTCTCTGACGCTCGGCTCACAGCTGATCGTGGGCGTGTACAAAAAGGCCCGGCCGTGCCTGAGCACGACCGGGCCATCTTGCATCACTTTGCGGCCGGGCGATCAGGTCCAGTCGCTGTCGTCGCCGCCGCCCAGGTCGCCGCCGAAATCGCCGCCCGGATCGCTGTAGCCCGCGTCCTGGAAGCCGCCGAGGTCGCTGCCGCTGTTGTCGAGCGCCGAGCCGAGGTCCTGGTTGCCGCCGTCGCCGTAGTAGTTGTTGACGATCGTCTCACCGCCACCCCCGAGGCCCGCCGCAGCGGCGCTGCCGAGGCTTGAGTGGCCGCCCGCGAAGGCATTCGACAGGGCGCTGCCGAGCAGCATGCCGCCCGCCGCGCCCGCGGCCATCGGCAGTGCGTTCGCCAGGAAGCCGCCGCCGCGCGCCGGAGCCTGCGGCTGGCCGCCCCACGGACCGCCCTGTTGCTGCGGATAACCCTGCTGCGGGTAGCCCTGCTGGGGATAACCCTGCTGCGGATAGCCCTGTGGCGGCGCGCCCGTATTCCCCCAGGGCTGGCCAGCCGGGCGCTGCTGGGCGTAGCCCGGCTGCTGCTGCGGCTCCTGGCGCTGGCTGCCGCCTCCGCCGAAGATGCTCGACAGGAAGCCCCCGCCACCCGAGGACTGCGCCTGCTCGCCCTGTCGGCGCGCCTGCTCGAGCTGCTGGTTCAAGCTCTTGATCGCTTCTTCCTGCACGTAGATCAGCTGCGCCATCGCGTAGGGGGCGTAGGGCTGCGCGCGGATCTTGTCGGCGATGAAGCGCTCGGCCTCCGCGTCGCGGGGCTGGGTTTGCGCCTGTTCCAGCCGCTGGAAGATGCCCGATATGACGTCGCGTTCTTCGCTGTTCATGGAGTCGTCCTCCTCGAATCTCACCCGCGGGCTCGAACGCGCCGCATGGCAGACACGACATGGGTGCGCGGCGACGCTTTGTCAGGGGCGATTGCGAAAACTTCATTCGCTTGAGAGTCGAATGCGAAAAGCCCGGCCTCTCGGCCGGGCTTCTTGCTTGATCGGTTAGGCCGGCGCGACCGAAGCTGCGCCGTCACCAACTTTCAGTACGAGCCGAATTTGTAGTTCAGGCCGGCGCGGACCACGGCGAACTCGTCGTCGCGGCGGCCGATGCCGGTGGTGTAGACCGGCGCCAGATTGGCGGCGTTGACGAGCAGGACGCCCTGGTTGCGGGTGCCGCGGTCGAGGTTCACGTAAAGGCCTTCGACCTTCAGCGTCACGGCGGACGAGCGGAAGAAGTTCAGGAACGAATCGGTGGGCAGGGCGTACTCGATGCCGCCGCCGACCGCGTAGCCGGTGCGGAAGCTGTCATTGCCGGCGAAGCCACCGAACGAGCGGTCGGCGCTGCCCGAGCCGTAGGCGAAGCCGCCGGTGCCGTACACGAGGGTGCGGTCGAAGGCGTAGCCGAGGCGGCCGCGCACGGTGCCGAAGTAGTCGAGGCTGGCCAGGCCGCGCGGGTCGTTGAGGATCAGGCCGGGTGCGATCGCGCCGCCGGTGACGAAGGCGTTGTTCCGGTCGCGGCCGAAGTCGAGGTACTGCGCGTCGGCCTCGATGCCGATCACCACGCCCGAGCCCGGGGTGAACTGGTAGTTGTAGCCGATCTGCGCGCCGCCGGAGAAGCCGTCCTGGCTGCGGTTGCGGAAGGTGGCGACCGCGGCCGGGCCCGTGGTCAGGCCGACGCCGCCCGGGATGACGAAGGTGGAGTTGTTGGAGCGGCTGCTGGCGTCGAAAGCGTAGCCGGCGTTGAAGCCCGCGTAGAAGCCGGTCCAGGTGAAGACCGGGACGGGGGTGAACACCGGCGGCGGAGCAGCGCGGCGCGGCAGGTCGGCGGCGAAGGCCGAGCCGGCGAGGGCGACGCCCGCGAGGGCTGTGGACAGACGGAGCAGGGATTTCATGATCTGGTCCTCACTGGTGGTTCCGTACCGCCCGTGGACCGGACTGATACGGAGCGCGGATCTGGTTGTCGTCCAGCGGTTCCAGGGCTGCTTTGCGCTCCGCGGTGTCGCCGACCGCTGATCGCGGCCCCTTCAGGCAACCCGCCGTTTTTCCCCGGCACCTTGACCCCACAACGCGCTCGAATGGCCAAGGTTCGTTTGCGGCTACGCTTTTTTTGAAGCGCCAGGTTGGCAAATTGTCGCACCCGATTTTCGTCTTCGTAATCGGCCCTCAGGGCGTGAGTGCGATGGCCGAGATCAGGCGGCCATAATCTGCTTCGCCGCGATGCGTGGTGCGGCGGTAGCTGTAGAAGCGTTCCGGATCGGCGTACGTGCAGAGATCGAGCGACGTCGCATCGCCGATCCCGGCTCCGGCCAGCCGCGCCAGGATGAAGCCCGGCAGATCGAATTGGGCGTGGTCGGGCCGTGTCCCGGCGCCGAGAAACCGCTCCATGCCGGGCGCCTCCGTCCGGAACCGCGCGACGAAGTCGGGTCCGACTTCGTAGGAATTCTGGCTGATCGTCGGGCCGAGCACCGCCACGATCCGATCCCGTCGTGCGCCCGACGCCTCCATCGCCGCCACCGTCGCGTCGATCACCCCGGTGAGCGCGCCCTTCCAGCCGGCATGGGCGGCCCCCACCACGCCGTTCTCGGCATCGGCAAAGAGGATCGGCCCGCAATCGGCGGTGGCGATGCCGAGAGCAAGCCCCGGAACGCGAGTCACCATGGCGTCGGCCCTTGGGCGCATCGCCGCCGCGAACGGCGCCTCGACGGTCACCACCTCGGCGGAATGGACCTGGTACAGGCTCACGAGCCTGTCCGGCGGAACGTCGAGTTGGGCGCACATCCGAGCCCGATTGGCGACGACGCGCTCCGGATCGTCCTGCGACCCGAGACCACCGTTGAGGGAGGCGTAGATGCCGTCGGATACGCCGCCCTGGCGGGTGAAGAAGGCGTGGCGGACGTTCGGATGCGCGGAGAGTTGCGGCGCCTCGATCGACATGCCTGAAGTCACGCTCGCTCCCATTCCGGTTCCCCTGTCACGCTCCGATACCGCAAGGCCCGCCCCTTGACGATATCGTTCAGGCGTCAGATTCTTGCTGCAATGCAGTATGGAGCCGCGGACGGCTCCATTCCGAGAAGGATCGCAATGGCCCAAGGGATCGAGACCGACGCCCTGATCGAAACGACCAAGCCGGAGGCCGAGGAGCCCCGGATCCCGAGCACGCCCGCACATCCGGTCACGGGCGAACTTGCCGCCTTCGACCCGAACGACCCGAACCCGCCCGCGCCGCCGACTCCGCGGGCCCCCAGCCAGACGGATTCGGGGTTCGGTTCCTTCGGCTGATCCGACGCGGTCTCCAAGACCGGGCCATCAACCCTCTGCCGACGATCCGGCGTCCGGAAACCCCGGGAGCGGCCCCAGAGTTGGGCCGCTCACCGCCAGAACCTTGAACAGAGAGCCCATCCCGCCCTCGCCAGCCTCTGTCAGCCGGGTGACCGCCCTGTCGATCTCGATGGATTGGGCGTCGGTCGCGCGCGTCTTCAGCCGTTCGGCGCGGGCGCGCAGACCGAGGGCGAACAGGAAATCCCCCTGATCGACAGGTCCGTGGACCTGCGCGCCCTGGCCGCTCGCCGCCCGGGCCAGCGCCTGGAAATCCACATGATGGGTCAGGTCCGCTTCCCCGGGCGCGGCCAACGGATCCGCGAACCGGTGGCCTGCCACGGCCTGCAGGGTATCGCCGAAGCCGGGTCGGACGTGGCCGTAATCGATGGCGAGCAGAGCGCCGCCCGACGTGCGGAACCGCTGCGCCAGCGTCCGCATCACCGCGAGACCAACCGTCGGCACGCTGAGCAAGGCTCCGTCCGGCCCGTCGACGTCGAGCCCCGGGCTCGGCTCCGGCGCGAGGCCGAAGACGAAAGTGCCCTGCGGCCCGAGGCCGACCTGCCGCTCGTGCCAACCGGTCGGCCGGCGTTCGAACTGGCGCACCGGCAGGCAGTCGAAGAACTCGTTGGCGAGCAGGATCACCGGACCTGGAGGCAGCGTCTCGATCTCCGCGTGCCAGATCGCGCCGGTGCCGGCGAGCGTCCGCTCCTGCGCGGCCCGCAGGATCGGGCTCGTCTCGGCGAGGTGCGGCGCCACCCGCACATCCGGGATCGCGGCCCGCAAGGTCCGCAGGGCATCGGCCATCAGCGTGCCGCGGCCGGGGCCGAGTTCCACCAGGACCAGCGGGTCCGGCTGACCCATCAGCCCGTGGACGTAGGCGGTCCAGGCGCCGATCAGCTCGCCGAACATCTGGCTGATCTCGGGCGCCGTGGTGAAGTCCCCCTGCGCGCCGAGGGGATCGCGGGTGCGATAGTAGCCGTGGACCGGATGGCCGAGGCACAGCGCCATGTAGCGATCGACGCCGATCGGCCCGTTCTGCCGGATCAGCGCGGCGATCTCGGCCCCGAGGGGCGTCACGCCTCCACCGGCGCCTTGCGCGCCTCCTCGGCGGCGACGGGCCCTTCGACCGGGTGGCGCGGGCGTGTCCGGCCGGTGGCGGCCAGCACGATGTAGGTGAGCCCGACGATCATCATCGGCACGCACAGGAGCATGCCCATGGTCACGCCACCACCCATCGGGCCAAGGTGGTCGCCGAACAGGAAGCCGAGCTGGCGATCCGGCTCGCGGAAGAACTCGCAGAAGGTTCGGGCCAGGGCGTAGCCGAGGACGAAGATGCCGCCGAGCAGGCCGGGCTTGCGGAAGCCGAACCGGCGCACGGCGATCGCCATGACGATGAACAGCAGCAGGCCTTCGGTGGCCGCCTCGTAGAGCTGGCTGGGATGACGGGGCAGCGGCCCGCCGCTGGGGAACACGATCGCGTAGGGGAAGTCCGGCGCGACCCGCCCCCAGAGCTCGCCGTTCACGAAATTGGCGATGCGGCCGAAGAACAGGCCGATCGGCACGACCACGGCGCCGATGTCGAGCAGCGTGTAGCCGTTGAGCTTTTTGGCCCGGGCGAAGAGCAGGAAGGCCAGGATCGCGCCGAGGAAGCCGCCGTGAAACGACATGCCGCCGTTGCGGATCGCCAGGATCTCGATCGGGTCGGCGAGATACATCGGCAGATTGTAGAACAGCACGTAGCCGATCCGGCCGCCGAGCACGACGCCCAGCGCCACCCAGACGACGAGGTCGTCGATGTCGGCGACCTGCGGACGCTTCACCACGCCCCAGAGGCGGTCGGCCATCACGAGGCGGCGCGCGTAGTACCATCCGCCGATCAGGCCGGCGATGTAAGCGAGCGCGTACCATTTGATCGTGATCGGCCCGATCGCGAGCGCCACCGGATCGATGGCCGGAAAGGGCAGGGCGAGGAGCGGCATCAATCTCACCTCCGGGGCGGCCGGATTGGACGCCGGAGGGGCGACGCGTCAAGCCCGCGCCGGCACTTGCCGGACAGGTGCGCTCAGGCCCGCACGAACAAGAAGCCGTGTCCATCCGGCCCGGCGCAGTAGACCGTCGCGCCGTCGGCGGAGGCCTGCGGCGCCAGTCCGGACGCGCACAGTCGTCGCGACAGGCCCTCCGGATCGGTCGCGGAGAAGATGTAGCGGGTCGCGGCCCGGTCCCCGGGACCGACGCGCTGCCGCCGGTCGGTGGTGGGCACGCGGTAGTGCAGCAGCTCCACGTGCGGCGCCGGGACCGGCGGTTCCAGCGCGATCACGTCGACCTGCGGATCCTCCACCCCGTCGAGGCGCGCCTGCTCCGGACCCTGGTTCAGGCCACGCTCCGCCACCGTGAGGCCGAGGGGGCCGGTGAGGAAAGCCAGGGTGGCGTCGAGGTCGGTGACGGTGATCGCCGAGTGATCGATGCCCAGGAACAGGCCCGGCGCGTCGCGCCAGCGGGCGGCGGGCGGGCCACCGGGAAATGCGATCAGCTCCAGGGGATGCCCGTCGGGATCGCGGAACTTGTAGGCGGTCACGCCCCCCGTGGAGGCCGGCAGCTGCTGCGGACCGCCGCGGCTGATAGGCGTCGGGGCGAGCCGCGCCAGTTGCGCGACCGCGGCCTCCATGTCGCGGACCGGAATCGCGAGGTGCTGGAAGAACGGGTCCGTCGCCGCAGGATCGGCCGGGTAGGGCGCGCCGGGCGGATCGACCGCCAGGAAGATTACGGTCTGCCCGCCGAGCCGCATGCGCAGCTGCGTCGCGCGCCGATCCGCGAGGCCCATCGCCTCCGCCTGCGCGACCGGCACGGGTTCCGGCGGGGCAATCCGCGCGAAGCCCAGGCCGTCGCGGTAGAACGCCTCGGTGACCGAGAGATCCAAGACGGTGCGGCCGAAGCCGACGATCGCCCGCATGCCGCTCACAGCAGCGGAGCTCCGCGCACGTTCACGTAGATCGCGTAGAGCGTATGCGACGCGCAGAGGAACAGGCGGCTGTTGTTCCGTCCGCCGAAGGTCAGATTGGCCACGGTCGAGGGCACCAGGATCTTGCCGACCAATTCGCCCCCCGGATCGATGCAGTGGACCCCGTCGCCGGCGCTCGACCAGAGATTGCCGTGCTCGTCGCAACGGATCCCGTCGGCATTGCCCGGGTTGATCGTGCAGAACACGCCACCGCCGGACAGGCCGCCGTCGTCGGACACGTCGAACACCCGGACGTGCTGGAGCGGGTCGGTGTCGAACTGAAGGCCGGTCTCGGCGATGTAGAGCCTGCGCTCGTCGGGCGAGAAGCAGAGCCCGTTCGGCCCCTGGAAATCGTCGGCCACCACCCGTAGCGAGCCGTCGCGCGGGTCGAACCGGTAGACCGCGGCGGGCAGCTCCGATTCCTGCTTGCCGCCCTCGTAGTCGGTCTGGATTCCGTAGGGCGGGTCGGTGAACCAGATCGTGCCATCGGACTTGCAGATGATATCGTTGGGCGAGTTCAACCGCCGTCCCTGGTAGCGCTCGACCAGGCTGGTGACGCGGCCGTCCAGCTCGGTCCGATGGATGCGTCGGCCGCGATGCGAGCACGACAGCATCCGCCCCTGACGGTCGCGGGCGTGACCGTTCTCGAAGTCGCCCGCCTCCCGGTAGACGCTCAAGCCCGCGTATTCCGCCCAGCGCATCACCCTGTTGTTGGGCAGATCCGAGAACAGCAGCTCGTCTCGGTCACCGAACCAGACCGGACCTTCCGTCCAGCGGAATCCCTCGGCCAGCTTCTGCAAGGGCGCGTTCGGCAGAACGTAGGCCTTGAAGCGCGGCTGCGTGAGTTCGAAGCCGTCCATGGCCGGTCCTTACTTGAACCGGCCCGGCTGGTTCACGGTCGGCTCGACCTGAAGGCCGGTCACGATCATCGTGCAGGGCTCGTTGCCGACCGTTCCGGAGAGGTGACCCTTCTTCCCGTTCCGTTCCTTCGTGTTCTGATCCTCGCCCATCATCAGCTCGCCCGGGCCCATCTCGACCCGATGGCCGTCCATGGTCTCGGCGAACCAGCGGCCGGAGAGAATCGCGATCCATTGCGGCCGCGGATTCTCGTGCCACTCGCCGACCCAGCCCACCGGCAGAACCGTGAAGGTCACGACCGACGGCGCGGGATCCATCTTGTCGTTCCACTGGGGCGCGGTCTCGGGGTTGATCCCCTCGAACTTGAAGCGCTCCAGGTGGAACAGCTCCTGGCGGCTCACCCCCTCCGCGTCGGTGTAGACGTGCCAGTACGGCATCTTCGGAGGTGTCGGCTCGGTCATCGTCGCTCCTGCCGCGGCGGGAAATCGTCCTCGCTCAACGGCCGGAGCTGCCGATGGTTCGCGGGCGGGAACGCGGGGGCTCGGATGGCCACCGTGCGGTTCTCGGGCCCGCCGGCCAGGAAGCCCCGTCGTCCTTGCGAGCGGAGCGAAGCAATCCAGGCGCGCCACGATGATCGATCGCGCGCCGCCCCGGGGTCGCTGCGCCGCGCTCGCGATGACGGAGCCGGCCGAACCGATGGCGCCTCACATCTGCTCGGGGATCCGATCCGTCTGGGCGAGGTTCGAGAACCGGGTGATGTTGGCGTCGAACTGCAATTCCACCGTGCCGGTCGGGCCGTGACGCTGTTTGCCGAGGATCACCTCGGCCTTGCCGTGGACGCGCTGCATCTCGGCTTCCCAGGCGAAGAACTCCTCCGTCCCTTCGCGGGGCTTCTTGTTGCCGACGTAATATTCCTCGCGGAACACGAACATCACCACGTCGGCGTCCTGCTCGATCGAGCCCGATTCGCGAAGATCGGCGAGCTGCGGACGCTTGTCGTCGCGGTTCTCCACCTGACGGGAGAGCTGAGACAGGCCGATGATCGGCACTGCCAGCTCCTTGGCGAGTGCCTTCATGCCCGTGGTGATCTCGGTCATCTCCTGCACGCGATTGTCGCTGCGCTTGCCGGAGCCCGACAGCAGCTGGAGATAATCGACGATCAGCAGGTCGAGGCCCTTCTGGCGCTTGAGGCGCCGGGCTCGGGCGGCGAGCTGGGCGATCGAGATACCGCCGCTCTGGTCGATGTAGAACGGGATCGTCTGCATGTCCCGGGCGGCGTCGGTGATCTTGTAGAAATCCTCGGGCCGGATATCGCCGCGGCGGATCTTGTAGGAGGGCACGCCCGACTGCTCGGCGATGATACGGGTCGCGAGCTGCTCGGCCGACATTTCCAGCGAGAAGAACCCGACGATGCCGCCGTTCACGGTCTTGGTGGTGCCGTCCGGCTGCTTCTCGCCGCGATAGGCCTTGGCGATGTTGAAGGCGATGTTGGTCACCAGCGAGGTCTTGCCCATGGCCGGGCGCCCCGCGAGGATGATCAGGTCGGAGGGCTGCAGGCCGCCCATCTTGGCGTCGAGATCGCTCAGGCCGGTCGCGATACCCGAGAGCTTGCCGTCGCGCTGGTAGGCCTTGGCGGCCATGTCGACGGCGGCGGTGAGCGCGTCCGAGAACTTCTGGAAGCCGCCGTCGTAGCGCCCGGCC
This window of the Methylobacterium tardum genome carries:
- a CDS encoding cupin domain-containing protein, with protein sequence MTEPTPPKMPYWHVYTDAEGVSRQELFHLERFKFEGINPETAPQWNDKMDPAPSVVTFTVLPVGWVGEWHENPRPQWIAILSGRWFAETMDGHRVEMGPGELMMGEDQNTKERNGKKGHLSGTVGNEPCTMIVTGLQVEPTVNQPGRFK
- a CDS encoding SMP-30/gluconolactonase/LRE family protein, which codes for MDGFELTQPRFKAYVLPNAPLQKLAEGFRWTEGPVWFGDRDELLFSDLPNNRVMRWAEYAGLSVYREAGDFENGHARDRQGRMLSCSHRGRRIHRTELDGRVTSLVERYQGRRLNSPNDIICKSDGTIWFTDPPYGIQTDYEGGKQESELPAAVYRFDPRDGSLRVVADDFQGPNGLCFSPDERRLYIAETGLQFDTDPLQHVRVFDVSDDGGLSGGGVFCTINPGNADGIRCDEHGNLWSSAGDGVHCIDPGGELVGKILVPSTVANLTFGGRNNSRLFLCASHTLYAIYVNVRGAPLL
- a CDS encoding DUF2076 domain-containing protein; this translates as MNSEERDVISGIFQRLEQAQTQPRDAEAERFIADKIRAQPYAPYAMAQLIYVQEEAIKSLNQQLEQARRQGEQAQSSGGGGFLSSIFGGGGSQRQEPQQQPGYAQQRPAGQPWGNTGAPPQGYPQQGYPQQGYPQQGYPQQQGGPWGGQPQAPARGGGFLANALPMAAGAAGGMLLGSALSNAFAGGHSSLGSAAAAGLGGGGETIVNNYYGDGGNQDLGSALDNSGSDLGGFQDAGYSDPGGDFGGDLGGGDDSDWT
- a CDS encoding replicative DNA helicase encodes the protein MALPNALTAKLEAVQAEYRVAPHNVDAEQALLGAILVNNDAYYRVSDFLLAEHFMEDAHQQIFTVAASLIRAGKLATPITMKTYLGDADFGGQTVMQYLARLAADATTVINAGEYGRTIYDLAIRRRLITIGEDLVNGAYEAPVEQAPRDQIEETERRLYELAEAGRYDGGFQKFSDALTAAVDMAAKAYQRDGKLSGIATGLSDLDAKMGGLQPSDLIILAGRPAMGKTSLVTNIAFNIAKAYRGEKQPDGTTKTVNGGIVGFFSLEMSAEQLATRIIAEQSGVPSYKIRRGDIRPEDFYKITDAARDMQTIPFYIDQSGGISIAQLAARARRLKRQKGLDLLIVDYLQLLSGSGKRSDNRVQEMTEITTGMKALAKELAVPIIGLSQLSRQVENRDDKRPQLADLRESGSIEQDADVVMFVFREEYYVGNKKPREGTEEFFAWEAEMQRVHGKAEVILGKQRHGPTGTVELQFDANITRFSNLAQTDRIPEQM
- the lgt gene encoding prolipoprotein diacylglyceryl transferase; the protein is MMPLLALPFPAIDPVALAIGPITIKWYALAYIAGLIGGWYYARRLVMADRLWGVVKRPQVADIDDLVVWVALGVVLGGRIGYVLFYNLPMYLADPIEILAIRNGGMSFHGGFLGAILAFLLFARAKKLNGYTLLDIGAVVVPIGLFFGRIANFVNGELWGRVAPDFPYAIVFPSGGPLPRHPSQLYEAATEGLLLFIVMAIAVRRFGFRKPGLLGGIFVLGYALARTFCEFFREPDRQLGFLFGDHLGPMGGGVTMGMLLCVPMMIVGLTYIVLAATGRTRPRHPVEGPVAAEEARKAPVEA
- a CDS encoding outer membrane protein, producing MKSLLRLSTALAGVALAGSAFAADLPRRAAPPPVFTPVPVFTWTGFYAGFNAGYAFDASSRSNNSTFVIPGGVGLTTGPAAVATFRNRSQDGFSGGAQIGYNYQFTPGSGVVIGIEADAQYLDFGRDRNNAFVTGGAIAPGLILNDPRGLASLDYFGTVRGRLGYAFDRTLVYGTGGFAYGSGSADRSFGGFAGNDSFRTGYAVGGGIEYALPTDSFLNFFRSSAVTLKVEGLYVNLDRGTRNQGVLLVNAANLAPVYTTGIGRRDDEFAVVRAGLNYKFGSY
- a CDS encoding fibronectin-attachment protein (FAP); this encodes MAQGIETDALIETTKPEAEEPRIPSTPAHPVTGELAAFDPNDPNPPAPPTPRAPSQTDSGFGSFG
- the pgeF gene encoding peptidoglycan editing factor PgeF gives rise to the protein MSIEAPQLSAHPNVRHAFFTRQGGVSDGIYASLNGGLGSQDDPERVVANRARMCAQLDVPPDRLVSLYQVHSAEVVTVEAPFAAAMRPRADAMVTRVPGLALGIATADCGPILFADAENGVVGAAHAGWKGALTGVIDATVAAMEASGARRDRIVAVLGPTISQNSYEVGPDFVARFRTEAPGMERFLGAGTRPDHAQFDLPGFILARLAGAGIGDATSLDLCTYADPERFYSYRRTTHRGEADYGRLISAIALTP
- a CDS encoding L,D-transpeptidase, with the protein product MRGSVHLGVWASVAALAWCVPAHAQQARYAESGNGSNYGGGLIEYLMTGSAGSGGRSLPQRYANPQQIRAPQPVVAPQRVAAYSGELLPAEPDAQAYAVPPRPYGAAPAGAAAAGAYYGAPQTDPSRIARAVAPEYQRQEVPFTGSQRPGTIVIDTSGKHLYLVQAGQRALRYGIGVGRPGFAWSGLKTVSRKAEWPDWTPPSEMLARRPDLPRHMAGGPENPLGARALYLGSSLYRIHGTNEPNTIGQSVSSGCIRMMNEDVIDLYDRVPVGTRVEVL
- a CDS encoding class I SAM-dependent methyltransferase; translated protein: MTPLGAEIAALIRQNGPIGVDRYMALCLGHPVHGYYRTRDPLGAQGDFTTAPEISQMFGELIGAWTAYVHGLMGQPDPLVLVELGPGRGTLMADALRTLRAAIPDVRVAPHLAETSPILRAAQERTLAGTGAIWHAEIETLPPGPVILLANEFFDCLPVRQFERRPTGWHERQVGLGPQGTFVFGLAPEPSPGLDVDGPDGALLSVPTVGLAVMRTLAQRFRTSGGALLAIDYGHVRPGFGDTLQAVAGHRFADPLAAPGEADLTHHVDFQALARAASGQGAQVHGPVDQGDFLFALGLRARAERLKTRATDAQSIEIDRAVTRLTEAGEGGMGSLFKVLAVSGPTLGPLPGFPDAGSSAEG
- a CDS encoding VOC family protein codes for the protein MRAIVGFGRTVLDLSVTEAFYRDGLGFARIAPPEPVPVAQAEAMGLADRRATQLRMRLGGQTVIFLAVDPPGAPYPADPAATDPFFQHLAIPVRDMEAAVAQLARLAPTPISRGGPQQLPASTGGVTAYKFRDPDGHPLELIAFPGGPPAARWRDAPGLFLGIDHSAITVTDLDATLAFLTGPLGLTVAERGLNQGPEQARLDGVEDPQVDVIALEPPVPAPHVELLHYRVPTTDRRQRVGPGDRAATRYIFSATDPEGLSRRLCASGLAPQASADGATVYCAGPDGHGFLFVRA